The following coding sequences are from one Bradyrhizobium sp. WSM471 window:
- a CDS encoding response regulator, giving the protein MANILIVDDDPAVQMTIRLLLERVGHHITVAGDGRKGLALFEASQFDLLFLDIFMPGMDGLETMRHIRALQPAIPIVVISGRSFTPDAHAEPDFLRMATKLGAVASLQKPFRPDALLAAVAGCLDAARTASVRNPDVSTGRR; this is encoded by the coding sequence GTGGCCAACATCCTGATCGTGGATGACGACCCGGCCGTGCAGATGACGATCCGGCTGCTCCTGGAGAGGGTCGGTCATCACATCACCGTCGCCGGAGACGGCCGCAAGGGACTTGCGCTGTTCGAGGCCAGCCAGTTCGACTTGCTGTTTCTCGACATCTTCATGCCCGGCATGGACGGCCTGGAGACGATGCGCCACATCCGGGCGCTGCAGCCGGCGATTCCGATCGTCGTCATTTCCGGCCGTTCGTTCACGCCGGATGCCCATGCGGAGCCGGACTTCCTCAGGATGGCGACCAAGCTCGGCGCGGTCGCGAGCCTGCAGAAGCCGTTCCGGCCCGACGCGCTGCTCGCCGCGGTCGCTGGCTGCCTGGACGCGGCGCGGACGGCATCGGTGAGGAATCCGGATGTCAGCACCGGCCGCCG